The following coding sequences lie in one Synechococcus sp. PCC 7336 genomic window:
- a CDS encoding type III-B CRISPR module-associated Cmr3 family protein, whose translation MNALHWYTLTPLDVWMFRDAKPFAPGDRAWAGSEFPPSGQTIAGALCRLLNKKTQFALTGPFLCRSDSERAALFFPHPLGFEGSTPLVPAAWDEDSHLHDPHRDERELSVLLSDPSVPSPLIHHSQSEVPETSSKERPIPYISAKDLLNYLKVGHCQGTFTNRRSPRSPTERDDASEPWEIEHRPHNSMQAGSRQVKNADGYFVENAIRLKPYWCLAIALRDPLDVQCPATLRLGGEGHRAILDRAPTTIAKEWQAIAQTSEQNSQQGGQLVAYLATPGVFERRRLPYPKAPKEKQVAYCRAWPWEWSLATPANPNQTPGPLVSVATDKPVPIGGRYQFEPTSEQQARGRTKASLPSPQVFAAPAGSQYYLNALKGDRPQLYQASDDAPNYVKRWYQLGYSNMLWTTF comes from the coding sequence ATGAACGCCCTCCATTGGTATACCCTCACCCCCCTCGATGTCTGGATGTTCCGGGATGCTAAGCCTTTCGCCCCCGGCGATCGCGCCTGGGCGGGCAGTGAATTCCCTCCCAGCGGCCAAACCATCGCCGGAGCCCTATGTCGTCTGCTCAACAAAAAGACTCAGTTCGCGCTCACTGGCCCCTTCCTCTGCCGCTCCGATAGCGAACGGGCTGCCCTGTTTTTTCCCCATCCGCTGGGCTTCGAAGGGAGCACCCCCCTAGTGCCCGCTGCATGGGATGAAGACTCTCACCTCCACGATCCCCATCGCGACGAGCGCGAACTCTCTGTCCTCCTCAGCGATCCCAGCGTCCCCAGCCCCCTCATCCACCACTCCCAATCTGAGGTGCCTGAAACGTCTTCCAAAGAGCGTCCGATTCCCTACATCTCCGCCAAAGACCTCCTCAACTACCTCAAAGTCGGCCACTGCCAGGGCACATTCACCAATCGACGCAGCCCCCGCTCTCCGACCGAGCGGGACGATGCCTCTGAGCCTTGGGAGATCGAGCACCGACCGCACAACTCGATGCAGGCGGGCTCCCGCCAGGTGAAGAATGCTGATGGCTATTTCGTTGAGAATGCCATTCGTCTGAAGCCTTATTGGTGTTTGGCGATCGCCCTCCGCGACCCTCTCGATGTCCAATGTCCTGCCACTCTGCGTCTTGGCGGCGAAGGTCACCGCGCTATCCTCGACCGCGCGCCCACAACCATCGCGAAGGAATGGCAGGCGATCGCCCAGACTTCCGAGCAGAATTCCCAACAGGGAGGCCAGCTTGTGGCTTACCTCGCCACGCCCGGTGTGTTCGAGCGTCGCCGCCTTCCTTACCCCAAGGCTCCGAAGGAAAAGCAGGTTGCCTACTGTCGGGCTTGGCCCTGGGAATGGAGTCTGGCCACGCCAGCCAATCCCAACCAGACTCCTGGTCCCCTCGTTAGCGTCGCTACCGATAAGCCGGTGCCGATCGGCGGTCGTTACCAGTTCGAGCCAACTTCCGAGCAGCAGGCTCGCGGACGCACTAAGGCTAGTCTGCCGTCCCCACAGGTCTTTGCGGCTCCGGCTGGCAGTCAGTATTACCTGAATGCTCTCAAGGGCGATCGGCCCCAGTTGTATCAGGCCAGCGACGATGCCCCTAACTACGTCAAACGTTGGTATCAACTGGGTTACTCCAACATGCTTTGGACAACTTTTTGA
- the cmr4 gene encoding type III-B CRISPR module RAMP protein Cmr4 produces MTDFRIGYLYGLAPIHCGGEGDLGNILDIAREVHTQFPYIPGSSLRGSLRREVESLSPYADLLFGQEQKERQQMGVHQVWFGDARLLWVPMRTMALNGTREVFTWVSCHSLIRDRALVSKQACPTLPKHPIGTRAGTYHVADARIEVQTIPTEVSPALALSQEWPLSLQGEIAQTWSQNRIVLPDADFQVLMEHSLWTQVRNKIQADTEEEAGGSAEVFWTDICIPKDTLLYFPWGYSTATEKTLEAHEVLHDLLSGLLQVGGQANVGRGWVQSWVGKSEAPQVKQDDRQATPAVGG; encoded by the coding sequence TTGACTGATTTTCGTATTGGTTATCTTTATGGCTTAGCTCCAATCCACTGCGGTGGAGAAGGAGATCTCGGCAATATTTTGGATATTGCTCGCGAGGTCCATACCCAGTTTCCTTACATTCCGGGCTCGTCATTGCGGGGAAGTTTGCGTCGCGAGGTTGAATCTCTATCTCCCTATGCTGACTTGCTCTTTGGGCAAGAACAGAAGGAGAGACAGCAAATGGGGGTACATCAAGTCTGGTTTGGGGATGCGCGGCTCTTATGGGTGCCGATGCGGACGATGGCACTCAACGGCACTCGCGAGGTCTTTACCTGGGTGAGTTGCCACTCCCTGATTCGAGATCGTGCTCTTGTCAGTAAGCAAGCCTGTCCGACGCTTCCCAAACATCCGATTGGCACTCGTGCAGGAACCTATCACGTCGCCGATGCCAGGATTGAGGTACAAACGATTCCCACAGAAGTCTCACCGGCTTTGGCTCTTAGCCAGGAATGGCCGCTGTCGTTGCAAGGGGAGATTGCACAAACCTGGTCGCAAAATCGCATTGTCTTACCGGATGCTGATTTTCAGGTGTTGATGGAGCATTCCCTGTGGACTCAGGTCCGCAACAAAATTCAGGCAGACACCGAGGAGGAAGCGGGTGGTTCGGCAGAGGTGTTTTGGACGGACATTTGCATCCCCAAAGATACCCTCTTGTATTTCCCTTGGGGCTACAGCACTGCAACCGAGAAAACTCTCGAAGCCCACGAGGTTTTGCACGATTTGCTCTCTGGACTTCTCCAGGTGGGTGGTCAAGCAAATGTCGGTCGTGGCTGGGTGCAGAGCTGGGTAGGAAAGAGTGAGGCTCCGCAGGTGAAACAAGATGACAGGCAAGCAACGCCTGCCGTAGGAGGTTAA